One part of the Parasphingorhabdus sp. SCSIO 66989 genome encodes these proteins:
- a CDS encoding cation:proton antiporter has protein sequence MAFEIIDSLMVKIALIGALGIGAQWVAWRTGRPAIALMLIVGIIAGPVLGIIRPENDFGALLDPIVKLAVAVILFEGGLSLNFKDLRVAGWAVSRLVFIGVPVGWALGTAAAYYIAGLSLPVAALFGGILVVTGPTVIGPMLRNLRVGARVRDTLKWEGIVNDPIGALLAVGIYAYITYDKGGAMANVAFDVLGASFLAGLIGGALGYGMTWLFPRGYVPEYLKAPILLIVVILGFVLADLIMHETGLITVTIMGVVMANREYYSSRALHRFKEDLSVLLISGVFILLSAQLDWATVEKFQIQFILFLLVLLFVVRPLTVWTSLLFSSVPWREQVFIGWIAPRGIVAVAITGLFAKRLVNSGYEDAEALVALSFGVVIATIFAHGFSARWVAQRLGIEEGDGKGVMLVGANRWTLELGAFLKSLEIPVTISDTSYFALRGARQRELDIHNGDILDEALDDMVDLGAYQHLIVATDNDSYNQLLSSDLGPEVGYDHISAVSVDSTADGNGERSSRGRILLENATSYGNLVDRARDGWVFSRTRLTEKFTYEDFRENLEEDEEPVAILKPNQKLLFFSAQARPVIELGDQIISFIKPDSPEERKASREQDKPPQS, from the coding sequence ATGGCATTTGAAATTATCGATTCGCTGATGGTCAAAATTGCGCTGATCGGCGCACTGGGCATTGGCGCGCAATGGGTCGCCTGGCGCACCGGCCGTCCGGCCATCGCGCTGATGCTGATCGTCGGCATTATCGCCGGGCCCGTACTCGGCATAATCCGCCCGGAAAATGATTTCGGCGCGCTGCTCGACCCTATCGTCAAGCTGGCGGTGGCGGTGATCCTGTTTGAAGGCGGGTTAAGCCTCAACTTCAAGGATTTGCGCGTCGCCGGATGGGCGGTGTCGCGGCTTGTGTTTATCGGCGTGCCCGTCGGCTGGGCACTGGGCACGGCAGCGGCCTATTATATTGCCGGGCTGTCCTTGCCGGTGGCGGCACTGTTTGGCGGCATATTGGTGGTCACCGGGCCAACGGTAATCGGGCCGATGCTGCGCAATTTGCGTGTTGGGGCGCGGGTGCGTGACACGCTGAAATGGGAGGGCATCGTTAACGATCCCATTGGCGCACTGCTCGCGGTCGGTATCTATGCCTATATTACCTATGACAAGGGCGGGGCGATGGCCAATGTCGCCTTTGATGTGCTGGGTGCAAGCTTCCTCGCCGGGTTGATCGGCGGCGCTCTGGGTTATGGTATGACCTGGCTGTTCCCGCGCGGCTATGTACCGGAATATCTCAAGGCACCGATTCTGCTGATCGTCGTCATTCTCGGCTTCGTGCTCGCCGATCTGATCATGCACGAAACCGGCCTGATCACCGTCACCATCATGGGTGTGGTGATGGCCAATCGCGAATATTATTCCAGCCGCGCGCTGCACCGCTTCAAGGAAGACCTGTCGGTGCTGCTGATCTCGGGCGTGTTCATCCTCTTGTCGGCGCAACTCGATTGGGCGACAGTGGAGAAGTTCCAGATCCAGTTCATCCTGTTCCTGCTGGTGCTGCTGTTCGTGGTGCGTCCGCTGACTGTCTGGACCAGCCTCTTGTTCAGCTCGGTCCCTTGGCGCGAGCAGGTGTTTATCGGCTGGATCGCGCCGCGCGGTATTGTCGCGGTGGCGATTACCGGGCTGTTCGCCAAGCGGCTGGTCAATAGCGGTTATGAAGATGCCGAAGCGCTGGTGGCGCTCAGCTTTGGCGTGGTGATTGCTACCATCTTTGCGCATGGCTTTTCCGCCCGCTGGGTGGCGCAGCGTCTGGGCATAGAAGAGGGCGATGGCAAGGGCGTGATGCTGGTCGGCGCCAATCGCTGGACATTGGAGCTGGGTGCGTTTCTCAAATCGCTCGAAATCCCGGTCACGATTTCTGACACCAGCTATTTTGCCTTACGTGGCGCGCGGCAGCGCGAGCTCGATATCCATAATGGCGATATATTGGATGAGGCGCTCGATGATATGGTTGATCTCGGTGCCTATCAGCACCTCATCGTTGCTACCGATAATGACAGCTATAACCAGTTGCTCAGTTCCGACCTGGGTCCGGAGGTTGGCTATGACCATATCAGCGCGGTTAGTGTCGACAGCACTGCTGACGGCAATGGAGAGCGATCATCACGCGGACGAATCTTACTCGAAAATGCGACCAGCTATGGCAATCTGGTCGACCGCGCCCGCGATGGCTGGGTGTTCAGCCGCACCCGGCTGACCGAGAAATTCACCTATGAAGATTTTCGCGAAAATCTTGAGGAGGATGAAGAGCCGGTGGCTATTCTGAAACCCAATCAGAAGCTGCTGTTCTTCTCGGCACAAGCGCGTCCGGTGATTGAGCTGGGTGATCAGATTATCAGCTTTATCAAACCGGATAGCCCAGAAGAACGCAAAGCATCACGCGAGCAGGACAAGCCGCCACAGAGCTGA
- a CDS encoding winged helix-turn-helix transcriptional regulator, with amino-acid sequence MRRKSFDQMECGIAQSLDILGDPWTLLIMREALFGVQTFDGFYRNLDIPKNTLTDRLNHLVAKDILARDPHPEDGRRLVYSLLPAGEELLTILVALSQWGNKWVFGDRGAPSFVAERDSREAVAEVKVTNGAGKKLTLKDVTMIPGPSASERLKAAFAKLG; translated from the coding sequence ATGCGCCGGAAAAGTTTTGATCAGATGGAATGCGGCATCGCCCAGTCGCTCGATATATTGGGTGATCCCTGGACCTTGCTGATCATGCGCGAGGCGCTTTTCGGCGTTCAGACTTTTGACGGCTTTTACCGCAATCTGGATATCCCGAAAAATACCCTGACCGACCGGCTCAATCATCTTGTCGCCAAAGACATATTGGCGCGCGACCCGCATCCTGAGGATGGCCGCCGTCTTGTCTATTCGCTTTTGCCCGCGGGTGAGGAATTGCTGACGATATTGGTCGCGCTCTCGCAATGGGGCAATAAATGGGTGTTCGGTGATCGCGGCGCGCCGTCCTTTGTCGCTGAGCGTGATAGCAGGGAAGCCGTCGCCGAGGTTAAAGTCACCAACGGAGCGGGCAAAAAGCTGACACTCAAGGATGTCACCATGATCCCGGGACCATCAGCATCGGAGCGTTTGAAAGCAGCCTTTGCCAAGCTAGGCTAG
- a CDS encoding zinc-dependent alcohol dehydrogenase, which produces MRQLYYEGPRTLVWHDVPEPTVQADHEVLVSTIAATTCDVDFAVIMGLSPFQPPFSLGHESIARVVDMGDAVHGFEIGDIVSVPYHRSCGTCGPCKDHLPLHCDQNEGPLLPTYGFPHAGEWGGMFSEKYRVPWASRSLVKLPENVDPLAAVSLGDNLTDAWSTTVPHIRKKPGAKVLITSFGGYGLYAAQWALAADASLVTYVDHDLDRLRLAEKLGAHALEWDPRLRSNETYDVIVNARMGQEPLEFALRSAAPGAICHNCIIFFENIPLPLGPMHTSGVTFISTYCHARNFMEQTAEDLAANMINPRLVESEIVALDDAPERLAMPSHKPILLFEQGLH; this is translated from the coding sequence ATGCGTCAGCTTTATTATGAAGGCCCGAGAACCCTTGTCTGGCATGATGTGCCCGAACCCACAGTTCAAGCCGACCATGAGGTGCTGGTCTCAACCATCGCCGCCACGACCTGCGACGTTGATTTCGCGGTGATTATGGGATTGAGCCCGTTCCAGCCGCCATTTTCGCTCGGTCATGAGTCCATCGCCCGGGTCGTCGATATGGGCGATGCTGTGCATGGCTTTGAAATCGGTGATATCGTCTCTGTGCCCTATCACCGCAGTTGTGGCACCTGTGGGCCGTGTAAGGACCATCTGCCGCTGCATTGCGACCAGAATGAGGGACCGTTGCTCCCCACCTATGGTTTCCCTCATGCTGGCGAATGGGGCGGCATGTTTTCGGAGAAATACCGCGTGCCCTGGGCATCGCGTTCGCTGGTGAAGCTGCCCGAGAATGTAGACCCACTGGCAGCGGTCTCGCTTGGGGACAATCTTACCGATGCGTGGAGCACGACAGTACCGCATATCCGCAAAAAGCCGGGTGCCAAGGTGCTGATCACCAGCTTTGGTGGCTATGGCCTCTATGCGGCGCAATGGGCGCTGGCGGCCGATGCCAGCCTAGTCACCTATGTTGATCATGATCTGGATCGCTTGCGGCTGGCGGAAAAGCTGGGGGCGCATGCGCTGGAATGGGACCCGAGGCTGCGCTCGAACGAGACCTATGATGTTATCGTCAACGCGCGCATGGGTCAGGAGCCGCTGGAATTTGCGCTGCGCTCGGCGGCACCCGGCGCTATCTGCCACAATTGCATCATCTTCTTTGAGAATATCCCGCTACCGCTCGGGCCAATGCATACATCGGGGGTGACGTTCATCTCGACATATTGCCATGCACGCAATTTCATGGAGCAGACCGCAGAGGATCTGGCGGCGAACATGATCAACCCCCGCCTTGTGGAATCCGAGATTGTCGCGCTGGACGATGCACCCGAACGCCTTGCGATGCCCAGCCACAAGCCGATTCTGCTGTTTGAACAGGGGCTGCACTAG
- a CDS encoding universal stress protein codes for MDKTILIASDLTARSDRPFLRAALLAEEWDAKRAVLFANSDKSRVDQDSVEHQLRRNYGEDMDAVSVVVAHGKVPETIAKTARGLEADIIVVGAARHNNVTDFFLGTAVDYVVRQAEAPVLVVKERAHHPYEKVMVAVDFSASSKNAVHTALTMFPKAHITIAHAFHVAYSAWLKSEGVAQEMRGEAEKGMEDFINDLALGETDTARITTAVLEGNLHQSIYDMLLKQDMDLLVLGTHGRSGFTQATIGSRASEMLGWAPTDVLMIREQK; via the coding sequence ATGGACAAGACGATTTTGATAGCTTCCGATCTCACCGCACGCAGCGATCGCCCGTTTTTACGTGCCGCGTTGCTGGCCGAGGAATGGGACGCCAAGCGGGCGGTGCTGTTCGCCAATTCGGACAAGTCGCGCGTTGATCAGGACAGCGTCGAGCATCAGCTACGGCGCAACTATGGCGAGGATATGGATGCGGTGTCCGTTGTCGTCGCGCATGGCAAGGTGCCCGAGACGATCGCCAAGACCGCACGCGGCCTGGAAGCGGACATAATCGTTGTCGGCGCCGCACGGCACAATAATGTCACCGATTTCTTCCTCGGCACCGCTGTGGATTATGTCGTGCGTCAGGCCGAGGCACCCGTGCTAGTGGTCAAGGAACGCGCGCACCATCCTTATGAGAAGGTCATGGTCGCGGTGGATTTCTCGGCATCTTCGAAAAACGCGGTGCATACCGCGCTTACCATGTTCCCCAAGGCGCATATCACCATCGCCCATGCTTTTCATGTCGCCTATTCGGCTTGGTTGAAATCCGAAGGTGTAGCCCAGGAAATGCGCGGCGAGGCGGAAAAGGGCATGGAAGATTTCATCAACGATCTGGCCCTTGGCGAAACCGACACTGCGCGCATCACCACCGCCGTCCTCGAAGGCAATCTGCATCAGAGCATTTACGATATGCTGCTGAAACAGGATATGGACCTGCTGGTGCTCGGCACTCATGGCCGTTCGGGCTTCACCCAGGCCACGATCGGCAGCCGCGCCAGCGAAATGCTGGGCTGGGCGCCGACTGATGTGCTGATGATCCGCGAGCAGAAGTAA
- a CDS encoding sodium-dependent bicarbonate transport family permease, protein MFDTALHTFTSPVVLFFVLGLLAAFVRSDLAIPEAIAKAMSLYLMAAIGIKGGVAVSKSGVDATVLAALGAGTAAGFLLPFFAYAVLKSFGRLDRINSGAVAAHYGSISVVTFVTAGEILTGQGREPGGYMVAVMAMMEAPAILSGLLLARGLGSRDGGAQSTGEMLHEVFTNSSIVLLLGAFAIGLISGESGFVAVKPFFEVGFKGVLCLFLLDMGLIAARRIIDSRAITWRLTAIAIFLPIVNGLVGTALGVSVGLDAGSAASLGVLCASASYIAVPAAMRLALPEADPGIYLTMSLSITFPFNVLINIGVISAFAAYLSAGAGVGP, encoded by the coding sequence ATGTTCGATACCGCACTTCATACATTCACCTCGCCGGTCGTGCTGTTCTTCGTGCTCGGCCTGCTGGCCGCCTTTGTGCGCTCCGATCTCGCCATTCCCGAAGCAATTGCCAAAGCGATGTCGCTTTACCTGATGGCGGCGATCGGGATTAAGGGCGGTGTGGCGGTCTCGAAATCAGGGGTTGACGCCACAGTGCTGGCGGCGCTCGGCGCGGGCACAGCTGCCGGGTTCCTGCTGCCCTTTTTTGCTTATGCAGTGCTGAAAAGCTTTGGCCGCCTTGACCGGATCAATTCCGGCGCGGTCGCGGCGCATTATGGCTCAATCAGCGTCGTAACCTTTGTCACCGCCGGGGAAATTCTCACCGGACAGGGGCGCGAACCGGGCGGCTATATGGTCGCGGTCATGGCGATGATGGAAGCCCCCGCAATATTGAGCGGATTGCTGCTGGCGCGTGGCCTTGGCAGCCGCGATGGCGGTGCGCAAAGCACCGGCGAGATGCTGCATGAGGTGTTCACCAACTCCTCCATCGTGCTGCTGCTCGGTGCCTTTGCCATTGGCCTGATTTCGGGAGAGAGCGGCTTTGTCGCGGTCAAGCCGTTTTTTGAGGTCGGGTTCAAAGGTGTTTTGTGCCTGTTCCTGCTCGATATGGGCCTGATCGCGGCGCGCAGGATCATCGATTCCCGCGCCATCACCTGGCGTCTCACCGCGATTGCGATTTTCCTGCCGATTGTGAACGGGCTGGTCGGCACTGCGCTCGGCGTTAGTGTCGGCCTTGATGCCGGATCAGCAGCGTCACTTGGCGTTCTCTGCGCCAGCGCCAGCTATATAGCGGTGCCGGCGGCCATGCGCCTCGCCCTGCCAGAGGCCGATCCGGGGATTTACCTCACCATGTCGCTCAGCATCACTTTTCCGTTTAACGTGCTTATCAATATCGGCGTCATCAGCGCATTTGCCGCCTATCTCAGCGCTGGTGCAGGAGTAGGACCATGA
- a CDS encoding P-II family nitrogen regulator, which yields MIETVVRKRIEILADKALQKRVTDAIDQVGITGWTILPVTEGKGRDGKWREERVTGTDKVFVLTIASEDKAMALAEAIAPMLTKFGFLLSMWDVEVIRGERF from the coding sequence ATGATCGAAACGGTAGTGCGCAAACGTATAGAAATCCTGGCAGACAAGGCGCTGCAAAAGCGTGTCACCGATGCGATTGATCAAGTCGGTATTACGGGCTGGACGATATTGCCGGTTACCGAAGGCAAGGGCCGCGACGGCAAATGGCGCGAGGAAAGGGTGACGGGCACGGACAAGGTGTTTGTGCTGACCATCGCCTCTGAAGACAAGGCGATGGCGCTTGCAGAGGCCATAGCGCCGATGCTGACCAAATTCGGTTTTTTGCTGTCGATGTGGGATGTCGAGGTTATCCGGGGCGAGCGTTTTTAA
- a CDS encoding sulfotransferase, which translates to MKGSEGENGTFVLGPGRCGSTMLSNILNLHPDILSLFEFFSTQGVRSLLPGKISGKRYWQQLSTQTRSMRVMFTAKTAPSEFLYREGMGRFPIDNLPPLLVSTLPHISDNPQKLFDELARIVPRFPDQTIEAHHDRLFRTLQERLGRKIWVERTGLSQMYVKLLPRLFPEAKFILLYRDGRDVALSMQAFKPIRPAIWNWKWSGRFGPNPIDLDNPAGRSRHLRFNDRVFAVKPLVRWMVDTPPSLEDCAGFWSELMLTSIPEFLSLAEDRRHYLEYTRLVDDPKHELDRLAYFLEVEPDKTWLDAASAIPKRLEPRWKRLDADMQAKLSDWTAEAREATGRLSSARA; encoded by the coding sequence ATGAAAGGTTCAGAGGGAGAGAACGGAACTTTCGTGCTTGGTCCGGGCCGATGTGGTTCGACCATGCTCTCGAACATTCTTAATCTGCATCCTGACATTCTTAGCCTCTTCGAATTTTTCTCGACCCAAGGTGTGCGAAGCCTTTTGCCCGGAAAGATCAGCGGCAAGCGTTACTGGCAGCAATTGTCGACGCAGACGCGATCTATGCGGGTTATGTTCACTGCGAAAACAGCGCCAAGTGAATTTCTGTATCGCGAGGGGATGGGGCGTTTTCCGATTGATAATTTACCGCCTCTGTTGGTTTCGACGCTGCCGCACATTAGTGACAATCCGCAAAAGCTGTTCGATGAGCTGGCGCGAATAGTGCCGCGCTTCCCGGACCAAACAATCGAAGCGCATCATGATAGGCTTTTCAGGACATTGCAGGAGCGGCTGGGCCGCAAAATCTGGGTCGAGCGCACAGGGCTGTCGCAGATGTATGTGAAGCTATTGCCCAGGCTCTTTCCTGAAGCAAAATTCATACTGCTCTATCGCGATGGCAGGGATGTCGCCCTGTCGATGCAGGCCTTTAAGCCGATACGGCCTGCGATCTGGAACTGGAAATGGTCGGGCAGATTTGGGCCTAATCCTATTGATCTCGATAACCCTGCAGGGCGCAGTCGCCATTTGCGGTTCAACGACAGGGTTTTTGCGGTCAAGCCACTGGTCAGATGGATGGTGGACACACCGCCATCGCTTGAAGATTGCGCTGGCTTCTGGAGCGAGCTGATGCTGACGAGCATCCCGGAATTTCTGTCTCTTGCCGAGGATCGCCGACACTATCTGGAATATACCCGTCTGGTCGATGACCCGAAGCACGAACTCGACAGGCTCGCTTACTTCCTGGAGGTAGAACCGGACAAGACCTGGCTTGATGCTGCCTCCGCCATCCCAAAACGGCTGGAACCGCGTTGGAAGCGTCTAGACGCTGATATGCAAGCGAAGCTCTCTGACTGGACGGCGGAAGCGAGAGAAGCGACCGGCAGATTATCGTCAGCCCGTGCCTAA